The following proteins are co-located in the Paenibacillus sp. JNUCC32 genome:
- a CDS encoding carbohydrate-binding family 9-like protein — translation MNRSGVPEPRIEYAPKHYICRRAGQPLVLDGRVDKAFWDAAEWTDDFVDIEGDLRPKPAKRTRVKMLWDDDYFYFAAELIEDQIWATLTERDSVIFYDNDFEIFIDPDGDSHQYYEFEINALNTVWDLLLVKPYRDGGPPVNGWDISGLKTAVFIDGELNRPGADNRKWSVEVAIPWSSLKECAEDGRPPLPGEFWRVNFSRVEWQTEVQDGEYRKVMNPETGKPFPEDNWVWSPMGIINMHYPELWGYVVFADGEEGHQAFTLPEDERIKWELRRLYYRQRNHYEAHGEFAREMKELMGEDSWSIQPVIETTRSLFQMSAPSSDGTALICIREDGKLWRE, via the coding sequence ATGAACAGAAGTGGAGTGCCGGAGCCGAGGATTGAGTATGCTCCCAAGCATTACATATGCAGGCGTGCGGGACAGCCGCTCGTGCTGGACGGCCGTGTGGATAAGGCATTCTGGGATGCGGCGGAATGGACCGACGATTTCGTTGATATCGAAGGGGATCTTCGCCCGAAGCCGGCCAAACGGACCCGGGTTAAAATGCTGTGGGATGACGACTATTTTTATTTTGCCGCCGAGCTGATCGAGGATCAGATTTGGGCGACCTTGACGGAACGCGATTCGGTTATTTTCTATGATAATGACTTTGAAATATTCATTGATCCGGACGGGGACAGCCATCAATATTACGAATTCGAGATCAATGCACTGAATACGGTATGGGACCTGCTGCTGGTGAAACCGTACCGGGATGGCGGGCCGCCGGTTAACGGCTGGGATATCAGCGGTCTCAAGACAGCGGTGTTTATCGATGGGGAGTTGAATCGGCCTGGCGCCGATAACCGGAAATGGAGCGTGGAGGTCGCGATTCCTTGGTCCAGTCTGAAGGAATGCGCCGAAGACGGCCGCCCGCCGTTGCCGGGCGAGTTCTGGCGCGTCAACTTCTCGCGCGTCGAATGGCAGACCGAAGTGCAAGACGGGGAGTATCGCAAGGTGATGAATCCGGAGACGGGCAAGCCTTTCCCGGAGGACAACTGGGTATGGTCGCCCATGGGCATCATCAATATGCATTACCCGGAGCTGTGGGGTTATGTCGTATTCGCCGACGGCGAGGAGGGGCATCAAGCGTTCACGCTTCCGGAAGACGAGCGGATCAAATGGGAGCTGCGCAGGCTCTATTACCGGCAGCGTAATCACTATGAAGCCCACGGTGAATTTGCGCGGGAAATGAAAGAGCTCATGGGCGAGGATTCGTGGAGCATCCAACCCGTGATTGAAACGACCCGCAGCCTGTTCCAGATGAGCGCGCCTTCTTCCGACGGCACGGCTCTGATCTGCATTCGGGAAGACGGAAAGCTATGGAGGGAGTGA
- a CDS encoding transglutaminase domain-containing protein, with the protein MTSQTMVFSLDSQTLERIEQKFQEKIVFAEARKDQLFHVFEQELTEEETWALKYLFAYMPVNDLADYDGALFLSHVRQALDIRKRVPWGERVPDHLFLHFVLPYRVNTENIEDFRGILYNELAERTARLSMADAILETNYWCHEKATYIGSDLRTISPLTMIRNARGRCGEESTLAVAALRSIGIPARQVYTPRWAHCDSNHAWVEAWADGQWYYIGACEPEARLNQGWFSPPARRAMLINTRIFADYPGPEDITLNEKGFTEINLLENYAPARTLDVIVRNERGEPVSGASVRFELYNMAEFYPIAEIRTDERGVASFKTGYGDLLIRAVSEGKWSEILYKAHDNERIELVLASSEQPAGIVDFDMVPPPEGEGDAASALPEEMIRAHNRRLEEGSKIRTDYEGTFLSEEKAFAVAKTLGLPPERVWDVLQKARGNSREIAAFLEERSGEYGEWPLRLLESLNEKDLIDTFRQTLDDHLMGAVSRRGSWDEDTFVKYILCPRVSYEMLVPYRRVFNHAFTAVEAEAFRENPSKLAGHLDQGYAYHEDLPNLKGKGNPAGTYSLMKGDQQSLDILFVAVCRSLGIPARLHPSEQKPQYLGDGGWEDAVFRLASHRNQEGSSWGMLQLLRDTEVSKDVPAASYAENFTFARLEDGVYKTLVYPYGMTDVYDGPYEVEPGSYRLTSGVRLKDGTVSVRFTYFTVRADDTVAVALTYRETAVDIPVLGKLETGGVLTRLDGAGAVLKGLLGSEGAIAAWIEPEREPTKHLLRELSELAEPLDKLGLPIVLAIGDAEWTASFDPAGYPKLPARTVFVRDSGYASLSGFIPDPAAHEAGYPHLFVLDGQDQIRYAASGYKIGTGKEALQIAAAISQP; encoded by the coding sequence ATGACCAGCCAAACCATGGTGTTCTCGCTGGATTCGCAAACGCTGGAGCGGATCGAGCAGAAGTTTCAGGAGAAAATCGTTTTTGCGGAGGCCCGCAAGGATCAGCTGTTTCACGTATTTGAGCAGGAACTGACGGAAGAAGAGACTTGGGCCTTGAAATATTTGTTTGCTTACATGCCGGTGAACGACTTGGCCGACTACGATGGTGCATTGTTCTTAAGCCATGTGCGCCAAGCCTTGGACATCCGTAAGCGCGTGCCTTGGGGCGAGCGTGTGCCGGATCATCTGTTCCTGCATTTTGTGCTTCCATATCGGGTCAATACGGAAAATATTGAGGATTTCCGCGGTATCCTTTACAACGAGCTGGCCGAACGGACCGCGCGGTTATCGATGGCAGACGCCATTCTGGAGACCAACTACTGGTGTCATGAGAAGGCCACCTACATCGGCAGCGATCTGCGGACGATTTCGCCGCTGACGATGATCCGGAATGCGCGCGGACGCTGCGGCGAGGAGTCTACGCTGGCGGTGGCCGCGCTGCGAAGCATCGGCATTCCCGCGCGTCAGGTGTATACGCCGCGCTGGGCCCATTGCGACAGCAATCATGCCTGGGTGGAAGCATGGGCGGACGGCCAGTGGTATTACATCGGGGCATGCGAACCGGAAGCCCGGTTGAACCAAGGGTGGTTCAGTCCGCCGGCGCGCAGGGCCATGCTGATCAATACGCGAATTTTTGCCGATTACCCGGGGCCGGAGGATATTACCCTGAATGAGAAGGGATTTACGGAAATCAATTTGCTGGAGAACTATGCGCCGGCTCGCACCCTTGACGTGATCGTGAGGAACGAGCGGGGAGAGCCCGTATCCGGTGCAAGCGTCCGGTTTGAGCTGTACAATATGGCCGAATTTTATCCCATTGCCGAGATCAGGACGGATGAACGGGGAGTGGCCTCCTTTAAGACGGGTTATGGCGATCTCTTGATTCGAGCGGTCAGCGAAGGCAAGTGGAGCGAAATCTTATATAAGGCCCACGATAACGAACGTATTGAGCTTGTGCTTGCTTCATCCGAACAGCCGGCAGGAATCGTGGATTTCGATATGGTTCCTCCGCCCGAAGGAGAAGGAGATGCCGCGTCGGCGCTGCCGGAAGAGATGATCCGGGCTCATAATCGCCGTCTGGAGGAAGGGTCAAAGATCCGGACCGACTACGAGGGGACATTCCTGAGCGAGGAAAAGGCATTCGCGGTGGCCAAGACGCTAGGGCTTCCACCCGAACGGGTGTGGGACGTTCTGCAAAAGGCCAGGGGTAACAGCCGCGAAATCGCCGCTTTCCTGGAGGAGCGATCGGGCGAATATGGCGAGTGGCCGCTGCGGCTGCTGGAGTCGCTGAACGAAAAGGATTTGATTGATACCTTCCGGCAAACGCTGGATGATCATCTGATGGGCGCGGTCTCCCGGCGCGGATCGTGGGATGAGGATACTTTCGTGAAGTACATCCTGTGCCCGCGGGTCTCTTATGAAATGCTGGTTCCGTATCGACGCGTATTCAACCATGCCTTTACGGCCGTGGAGGCAGAAGCGTTTAGGGAAAATCCATCGAAGCTTGCCGGTCATTTGGATCAAGGCTATGCGTATCATGAAGATCTTCCCAACTTGAAGGGCAAGGGGAATCCGGCCGGCACGTACAGCCTGATGAAGGGAGACCAGCAGTCGCTGGATATCCTGTTCGTGGCGGTATGCCGCAGTCTGGGAATTCCTGCCCGGCTGCATCCGAGCGAGCAGAAGCCGCAGTACCTAGGTGATGGCGGTTGGGAAGATGCCGTATTCCGTCTGGCTTCCCATCGGAACCAGGAGGGATCGAGCTGGGGGATGCTGCAGCTCCTCAGGGATACGGAGGTTTCGAAGGACGTGCCAGCCGCATCCTATGCCGAGAATTTTACCTTCGCCCGCTTGGAAGATGGCGTGTACAAGACGCTGGTATACCCTTATGGCATGACCGATGTTTACGATGGTCCGTATGAGGTGGAGCCGGGTTCTTACCGCTTGACTTCGGGCGTCCGGCTGAAGGACGGAACGGTAAGCGTGCGCTTCACGTACTTTACCGTGCGAGCGGATGATACCGTAGCGGTAGCGCTGACGTATCGGGAAACGGCGGTCGACATTCCCGTGCTGGGCAAGCTCGAGACGGGCGGCGTTTTGACCCGGCTGGATGGAGCCGGGGCCGTTCTGAAGGGGCTGTTGGGATCAGAGGGAGCCATCGCTGCCTGGATCGAACCGGAGCGGGAGCCGACCAAGCATCTGCTTCGCGAGCTGAGCGAGCTGGCTGAGCCGCTCGACAAGCTGGGATTGCCGATTGTGCTGGCAATCGGAGATGCGGAATGGACGGCTTCCTTTGATCCGGCCGGCTATCCCAAGCTGCCGGCGCGCACGGTATTCGTGCGGGATTCCGGTTATGCTTCCTTATCGGGCTTCATCCCGGATCCTGCCGCGCATGAAGCCGGTTACCCTCATTTGTTCGTCCTGGACGGCCAGGACCAGATCCGTTATGCGGCTTCGGGATACAAGATCGGCACCGGGAAAGAAGCGCTGCAAATTGCAGCCGCGATATCACAACCCTAG